A region of Haloplanus sp. XH21 DNA encodes the following proteins:
- a CDS encoding proteasome assembly chaperone family protein: MSTDSTRDPSFRISDQMSPSTTVVAGFSAYGLAGLTAADYLVDHLDLVETGHVTAASLPSITPFEDGRPRHHSRFFSRPDLDLTVLVNELFLPTWATDPFADALLDWTDEHDVTEMLVLSGVPYAHGPDEHATFYVASDDYRTHRLADADIQPMAKGFLDGVNGALMYRGIESALRTGVFVTPVHAQVPDVAAAVRLVEAFERVYDLGVDAGPLTEFAHTVEQYYQELAARHAAVEEAQVPEDRMYM; the protein is encoded by the coding sequence ATGTCGACGGACTCAACCCGCGATCCATCCTTTCGTATCTCCGATCAGATGTCCCCATCGACGACGGTGGTCGCCGGGTTCTCGGCGTACGGTCTCGCCGGGTTGACCGCCGCCGACTACCTCGTCGACCACCTCGACTTGGTGGAGACGGGCCACGTCACCGCCGCATCGCTGCCCTCCATCACGCCGTTCGAGGACGGCCGCCCGCGACACCATTCGCGGTTCTTCTCGCGACCTGACCTGGACCTGACCGTCCTCGTCAACGAACTGTTTCTGCCCACCTGGGCAACGGACCCCTTCGCCGATGCCCTGCTCGACTGGACCGACGAACACGACGTTACGGAGATGCTGGTCCTCTCGGGCGTCCCCTACGCTCACGGTCCGGACGAACACGCCACGTTCTACGTCGCCTCCGACGACTACCGGACCCACCGCCTCGCCGATGCCGACATCCAGCCCATGGCGAAAGGGTTTCTCGACGGTGTCAACGGTGCGCTCATGTACCGCGGGATCGAATCCGCGCTCCGAACCGGCGTCTTCGTGACGCCCGTCCACGCCCAGGTGCCGGACGTGGCGGCTGCCGTCCGCCTCGTCGAGGCGTTCGAGCGCGTCTACGACCTCGGCGTCGACGCCGGGCCGCTGACGGAGTTCGCCCACACCGTCGAGCAGTATTATCAGGAGCTGGCTGCTCGCCACGCCGCCGTCGAGGAGGCACAGGTGCCGGAAGATCGGATGTATATGTGA
- a CDS encoding MATE family efflux transporter, with protein sequence MKLSDVFKSRGEFDLTSGDIGLPLFYLSLPIVITNLLQTAYNLADTFWIGQYSTEALAAISFAFPMVFLIISLGMGLAVAGSILVAQFTGADETEEAEYAASQTVGYAAIASVLVGAVAYVFVGDVLDLLGASPDVLTLATAYMEIISLGIFFMFGFLVFVSLMRGYGDTITPMLVMLGSVVLNIVLDPLLIFGWGPFPQWGIEGAAIATVFSRGLALVVGLWIMLSGRRGVRIRPKDVVPDLAYGRKLVRIGVPASVEGTGQAVAINLLMFIVGTFATPVVAAFGIGVRVFSVVFLPAIAVARGVETMAGQNIGAGKPDRAALAAGVAARTTFVVLTAAGVVTWLFADPLVGLFTNDTQVIEVGSTFLRYVAPSFGFIGIMRSYNGAFRGAGRTLTAAAVAVTMLGGIRLPIAWFASRIMGPPGIWMSFLISNVVGAVMAYLWFRRGTWRSGEPGGQNVSPVADEPADD encoded by the coding sequence ATGAAACTCAGCGATGTCTTCAAATCCCGCGGGGAGTTCGACTTAACCTCCGGTGACATAGGGCTACCACTGTTCTATCTCTCCCTTCCCATCGTCATCACCAATCTGCTCCAAACGGCGTACAATCTCGCCGACACCTTCTGGATCGGGCAGTACAGCACGGAGGCCCTCGCGGCCATCAGTTTCGCCTTCCCGATGGTCTTTCTCATCATCTCGTTGGGGATGGGACTGGCCGTCGCGGGCAGCATTCTCGTCGCGCAGTTCACGGGTGCAGATGAGACGGAAGAAGCGGAATACGCTGCCTCACAGACGGTCGGCTACGCGGCCATCGCGTCGGTGCTCGTCGGCGCCGTCGCCTACGTCTTCGTCGGCGATGTGCTTGATCTGCTTGGTGCCTCTCCTGACGTGTTGACCCTCGCAACGGCGTACATGGAGATCATCTCGCTTGGCATCTTCTTCATGTTCGGGTTTCTGGTCTTCGTCTCGCTCATGCGAGGCTACGGCGACACCATCACCCCGATGCTCGTGATGCTCGGATCCGTCGTCCTCAACATCGTCCTCGATCCCCTGCTCATCTTCGGCTGGGGCCCCTTCCCGCAGTGGGGCATCGAAGGTGCGGCCATCGCCACCGTCTTCTCGCGCGGATTGGCGCTCGTGGTTGGTCTCTGGATCATGCTCTCCGGGCGCCGTGGCGTCCGCATCCGCCCGAAGGATGTCGTCCCCGACCTGGCCTACGGCCGAAAACTCGTCCGTATCGGCGTGCCCGCGTCCGTCGAGGGCACCGGCCAGGCCGTCGCGATCAACCTCCTCATGTTCATCGTCGGCACGTTCGCGACGCCGGTGGTGGCGGCGTTCGGGATCGGCGTCCGCGTCTTTTCGGTGGTCTTCCTGCCCGCCATCGCCGTCGCCCGCGGTGTCGAGACGATGGCCGGCCAGAACATCGGTGCCGGTAAGCCGGACCGGGCGGCACTGGCTGCCGGCGTCGCCGCCCGGACGACATTCGTCGTTCTCACGGCCGCAGGTGTCGTCACGTGGCTCTTCGCCGATCCCCTCGTTGGCCTGTTTACGAACGACACGCAGGTCATCGAGGTCGGCTCGACCTTCCTCCGCTACGTCGCGCCCTCCTTCGGGTTCATCGGCATCATGCGCTCGTATAATGGGGCCTTTCGTGGGGCTGGTCGAACGCTCACCGCCGCCGCCGTCGCCGTGACGATGCTCGGCGGGATTCGCCTCCCTATCGCCTGGTTTGCCTCCCGCATTATGGGGCCGCCGGGCATCTGGATGTCCTTCCTGATATCCAACGTCGTCGGCGCTGTCATGGCGTATCTCTGGTTCCGCCGCGGGACCTGGCGCTCCGGTGAGCCCGGCGGGCAGAACGTCTCGCCCGTCGCCGACGAACCCGCCGACGACTGA
- a CDS encoding CBS domain-containing protein, with protein MELPTPQDLRERRTSLELTQSSLAEMAGVSQPLIARIEGGDVDPRLSTLRRIVDALDEAEGSVVRAENLMNEDLVSVAPDDSVADAEDRMEDAAFSQLPVLQNGLPVGSISYSDIRRAGENVGQNAVAEIMSEQFPTVSREDSVDKISNLLDYYKAVIVTESGEAVGIITEADIAAELS; from the coding sequence ATGGAACTACCGACGCCGCAGGATCTGCGCGAGCGGCGGACCTCACTCGAGCTGACTCAGAGTTCGCTGGCGGAGATGGCCGGCGTCTCCCAGCCGCTGATCGCGCGAATCGAAGGCGGCGACGTCGACCCCCGGCTGTCGACGCTCCGTCGCATCGTCGACGCCCTCGACGAGGCCGAGGGGAGCGTCGTGCGAGCCGAGAATCTGATGAACGAGGACCTCGTCAGCGTCGCCCCGGACGACTCCGTCGCCGACGCCGAAGACCGCATGGAAGACGCTGCCTTCTCGCAGTTGCCCGTGTTGCAGAACGGACTGCCGGTCGGCTCGATCAGTTACAGCGACATCCGGCGCGCGGGCGAGAACGTCGGACAGAACGCGGTGGCAGAGATCATGAGCGAACAGTTCCCGACCGTCTCGCGCGAAGATTCGGTCGATAAGATCAGCAACCTGCTGGACTACTACAAGGCCGTCATCGTCACCGAGAGCGGCGAAGCGGTCGGCATCATCACCGAGGCGGACATCGCCGCGGAACTCTCCTGA
- the purM gene encoding phosphoribosylformylglycinamidine cyclo-ligase: MSEDNDGEELTYADAGVDIEASEAATAALVGAVGESAGDYAGLLDIGDRYLGLATDGVGTKLLVADALGDYSTVGIDCIAMNANDLVAAGVRPVAFVDYLAIDDPDETFAEQIGEGLAAGAERAGIELVGGETAVMPEVVTGLDLAGTCAGLAAKDAIFPGRAEVDDALVGVPSSGIHSNGLTLARTAVTKEHDYTDPCPFGDYDTLGDALLEPTRIYTDLLDPMREHDVHAAAHVTGGGWTNLDRLGDHRYVVDDAFEPQPVFDFVQSAGNVSDEEMHRTFNMGTGFVAAVDEVDAESLAAAVDGRIIGRVEEGEGVAIRGLEL; the protein is encoded by the coding sequence ATGAGCGAAGACAACGACGGGGAGGAACTCACCTACGCGGACGCCGGCGTCGACATCGAGGCGAGCGAGGCCGCGACGGCCGCGCTCGTGGGCGCCGTCGGCGAGAGCGCGGGCGACTACGCCGGCCTCCTAGACATCGGGGACCGGTATCTGGGGCTCGCCACGGACGGCGTCGGGACGAAACTCCTCGTGGCCGACGCGCTCGGCGACTACTCCACCGTCGGCATCGACTGTATCGCGATGAACGCGAACGACCTCGTCGCCGCCGGCGTCCGACCCGTGGCCTTTGTCGACTATCTCGCCATCGACGACCCGGACGAGACGTTCGCCGAACAGATCGGTGAGGGTCTCGCGGCGGGCGCGGAGCGGGCGGGTATCGAACTCGTCGGCGGCGAGACGGCGGTGATGCCCGAGGTCGTCACCGGACTGGACCTCGCAGGGACGTGCGCGGGACTCGCGGCCAAGGATGCCATCTTCCCAGGCCGGGCCGAAGTGGACGACGCCCTCGTCGGCGTTCCGTCCTCGGGGATCCACTCCAACGGCCTAACGCTCGCGCGCACGGCCGTCACGAAAGAACACGACTACACGGACCCCTGTCCGTTCGGCGACTACGACACGCTCGGTGACGCGCTCCTCGAACCGACGCGCATCTACACGGATCTCCTTGACCCGATGCGGGAACACGATGTCCACGCCGCGGCCCACGTCACCGGCGGTGGCTGGACCAACCTCGACCGCCTCGGCGATCACCGCTACGTGGTCGACGACGCGTTCGAGCCCCAGCCGGTGTTCGACTTCGTGCAGTCGGCCGGCAACGTCTCCGACGAGGAGATGCACCGCACGTTCAACATGGGCACCGGGTTCGTCGCCGCGGTGGACGAGGTGGACGCCGAATCGCTCGCGGCCGCCGTCGACGGTCGGATCATCGGCCGCGTCGAGGAAGGTGAAGGCGTCGCTATCCGCGGACTGGAGCTATAG
- the corA gene encoding magnesium/cobalt transporter CorA — translation MIQTLVYDGDRVETRDAVDADALRDARTATGTTWIRAADVTEDELDRLSAAFDLHALEIEDVRNNVSPKVELFAEHTFALLKTASLRGGETTFEEEIRDLPVGLFFGHDWVVTIAIEETAAVGSIWDRVRREEPRLLERDADFTAYRVIDAVVDEYFTVLDEIGRDIESVEDQIIDSPDTETLEILNSLRRELLSIRRIVWPTRDAMSVLSRGETDHVQASTERYYRDVYDQLVQQVELVETYRDLASGARDIYLNTLSQSTNEVMKRLTVVATIILPLTFVVGVYGMNFAGGPYNMPELGWRFGYPAVLLGMALTAGVMLRYFRSEGWL, via the coding sequence ATGATCCAGACCCTCGTCTACGACGGCGACCGGGTCGAAACACGGGACGCTGTCGACGCCGACGCCCTGCGCGACGCCCGGACGGCGACGGGCACCACCTGGATTCGCGCCGCGGACGTGACGGAGGACGAACTCGACCGGTTGAGCGCGGCGTTCGACCTTCACGCGCTGGAAATCGAGGACGTCCGCAACAACGTCAGCCCGAAAGTCGAACTCTTCGCGGAGCACACGTTCGCGCTCCTCAAGACCGCGTCGCTGCGCGGCGGCGAAACGACGTTCGAAGAGGAGATCCGCGACCTGCCGGTCGGCCTGTTTTTCGGCCACGACTGGGTCGTCACCATCGCCATCGAGGAGACGGCCGCGGTCGGATCGATATGGGACCGCGTGCGCCGCGAGGAGCCACGCCTGCTCGAACGCGACGCAGACTTCACCGCCTACCGCGTCATCGACGCCGTCGTCGACGAGTACTTCACCGTCCTCGACGAGATCGGCCGCGACATCGAGTCCGTGGAAGACCAGATCATCGACAGCCCCGACACCGAGACGCTGGAGATCCTCAACAGCCTCCGTCGGGAACTGCTCTCGATCCGGCGCATCGTCTGGCCGACGCGTGACGCCATGAGCGTCCTCTCGCGGGGCGAGACGGACCACGTCCAGGCGTCGACCGAGCGGTACTACCGCGACGTCTACGACCAGCTCGTCCAGCAAGTCGAACTCGTCGAGACGTACCGCGACCTGGCGAGCGGCGCCCGCGACATCTATCTCAACACGCTGTCGCAGTCGACCAACGAGGTGATGAAACGGCTCACCGTCGTCGCGACCATCATCCTCCCGCTCACGTTCGTCGTCGGCGTCTACGGCATGAACTTCGCCGGCGGACCCTACAACATGCCCGAACTGGGGTGGCGCTTTGGCTACCCTGCCGTCCTCCTCGGCATGGCGCTCACGGCCGGCGTGATGCTCCGGTATTTCCGATCCGAGGGCTGGCTGTGA
- the gcvH gene encoding glycine cleavage system protein GcvH, whose amino-acid sequence MSFDVPADRRYLESHEWTTTDEDTARIGITDFAQDELGDVVFVELPSVGDEVRQDEEFGVVESIKAVSDLVSPLSGTVTAVNEDLFDAPELVNEDPYGDGWMLEVEPSDPDEFDDLLAAEEYRERVE is encoded by the coding sequence ATGAGCTTCGACGTACCCGCGGATCGACGGTATCTGGAATCGCACGAGTGGACGACGACAGACGAGGACACCGCCCGGATCGGCATCACGGACTTCGCGCAGGACGAACTGGGTGACGTGGTGTTCGTCGAACTCCCATCGGTCGGCGACGAGGTGCGTCAGGACGAGGAGTTCGGCGTCGTCGAGAGCATCAAGGCCGTCTCGGACCTCGTCTCGCCCCTCTCGGGCACGGTGACGGCCGTCAACGAGGACCTGTTCGACGCGCCCGAACTGGTCAACGAGGATCCGTACGGCGACGGCTGGATGCTCGAAGTCGAACCCAGCGACCCCGACGAGTTCGACGACCTGCTCGCAGCCGAAGAGTATCGCGAACGCGTCGAGTGA
- a CDS encoding TetR/AcrR family transcriptional regulator → MADSVPSTTDDIMCATYRALCRHGYAELTMQDIADEWSKSKAALHYHYDTKRGLLLAFLDHLYENYTDRVVAPENEAPRDRLLALLDAALNPPRTDSTRELRTALFEVKAQAPYDEAFRERLQRFDRYLHDRVRNVVGDGVETGAFRDDVDPESTATLLVTLVNGAHSRRITLGDDAGVREAIRTHIDERLVDAGTEGEQ, encoded by the coding sequence ATGGCCGATTCGGTCCCCTCCACCACCGACGACATCATGTGCGCGACGTATCGCGCCCTCTGTCGGCACGGCTACGCCGAGCTGACGATGCAGGACATCGCCGACGAGTGGTCGAAGAGCAAGGCTGCCCTTCACTACCACTACGACACCAAGCGTGGCCTCCTCCTCGCCTTTCTCGACCATCTCTACGAGAACTACACCGACCGCGTGGTTGCCCCGGAGAACGAGGCGCCCCGCGACCGCCTGTTGGCGTTGCTCGACGCCGCGCTCAACCCGCCGCGGACGGATTCGACGCGCGAACTGCGGACCGCGCTGTTCGAGGTGAAAGCGCAGGCGCCCTACGACGAGGCGTTCCGCGAGCGACTGCAGCGGTTCGACCGCTATCTCCACGACCGGGTTCGGAACGTCGTCGGCGACGGCGTGGAGACGGGCGCGTTCCGCGACGATGTCGACCCGGAGTCGACGGCGACGCTCCTCGTCACCCTCGTCAACGGCGCTCACTCCCGGCGCATCACCCTCGGTGACGACGCTGGCGTCCGTGAGGCGATTCGCACACATATCGATGAACGACTCGTCGACGCGGGCACGGAGGGAGAGCAATGA
- a CDS encoding metalloprotease, producing the protein MSLQFSSRELTDLAIAWVALGVAFAIFFEGGGSQAISRLLDEGLVLPLVVSLVTAGLGFLLHELAHKVVAVRFDQVAEFRADYGMLFLAIMSALVGFLFAAPGAVHHRGRLTEREHGLIALAGPVTNGLLALAFAPVYVAGVLGGSPLIALLGGRGVAINLFLAAFNLIPFGGLDGRTVLNWSNVVFALAFLPAAAITLYVVFVLGVGF; encoded by the coding sequence GTGAGCCTCCAGTTCAGTTCGCGCGAACTCACGGATCTAGCTATCGCGTGGGTCGCCCTCGGCGTCGCCTTCGCCATCTTCTTCGAGGGTGGCGGAAGCCAGGCCATCTCGCGGCTCCTCGACGAGGGTCTCGTCCTCCCGCTAGTCGTCAGCCTCGTCACTGCCGGGCTTGGCTTTCTCCTGCACGAACTCGCCCACAAGGTGGTCGCGGTCCGCTTCGATCAGGTCGCGGAGTTCCGCGCCGACTACGGCATGCTCTTTCTGGCCATCATGAGCGCGCTCGTCGGCTTCCTCTTTGCCGCGCCGGGCGCCGTCCACCACCGCGGCCGTCTCACCGAGCGCGAACACGGTCTCATCGCGCTTGCCGGTCCCGTGACGAACGGCCTGCTCGCGCTGGCGTTCGCGCCCGTCTACGTCGCCGGCGTCCTAGGTGGCTCGCCACTGATCGCCCTGCTCGGTGGCCGCGGCGTCGCCATCAACCTCTTTCTGGCGGCGTTCAACCTCATCCCGTTCGGCGGCCTCGACGGCCGGACCGTACTGAACTGGAGCAACGTCGTCTTCGCGCTTGCGTTCCTCCCTGCGGCCGCCATCACGTTGTACGTCGTGTTCGTCCTCGGCGTCGGGTTCTGA